A portion of the Achromobacter sp. MFA1 R4 genome contains these proteins:
- the urtA gene encoding urea ABC transporter substrate-binding protein, whose amino-acid sequence MSGKTPFDNAPELPSRRRLALAFASLPLLGIPALSRAAAPATSAINTTGLAITDTEVTVGQLHSATGTMAISETGSIQSERLAIEQINAMGGILGRKIKIIQEDGASDWPTFAEKARKLLVSDKVATVFGCWTSASRKAVLPVFEKENGLLYYPTFYEGLEQSKNVFYTGQEATQQILSSLDWLSREQKARSFYLIGSDYIWPRTSNKIARKHIENVLKGEVVGEEYYPLGHTQFGSLINKIKLKKPDVVFAVVVGGSNVSFYKQLKAAGVTSGKQKLLTISVTEDELLGIGGENAEGFWSCMKYFQSLDNANNKKFVEAFKAKYGANAVVGDVTQAAYLGPWLWKMAVEKAGSFDVDKVVAASAGLEFKEAPEGYVKIDPNHHLWSKTRIAQIRKDGQFDVIFETPELIKPDPFPKGYQ is encoded by the coding sequence ATGTCTGGCAAAACCCCTTTTGATAATGCTCCGGAACTGCCCTCGCGCCGGCGCCTGGCCCTGGCTTTTGCCTCGCTGCCGCTGTTGGGCATACCGGCGCTGTCGCGTGCGGCCGCCCCGGCCACTTCGGCCATCAACACCACCGGCCTGGCCATTACCGACACGGAAGTCACGGTAGGCCAGTTGCACTCGGCGACCGGCACCATGGCCATCAGCGAAACGGGGTCGATCCAATCGGAGCGCCTGGCCATCGAGCAGATCAATGCCATGGGCGGCATTCTGGGCCGCAAGATCAAGATCATCCAGGAAGACGGCGCCTCCGACTGGCCGACCTTCGCCGAAAAGGCCCGCAAGCTGCTGGTCAGCGACAAGGTCGCCACCGTGTTCGGCTGCTGGACGTCGGCCTCGCGCAAGGCGGTCCTGCCGGTGTTCGAGAAAGAAAACGGCCTGCTGTACTACCCGACCTTTTATGAAGGCCTGGAGCAATCCAAGAACGTCTTCTATACCGGCCAGGAGGCCACGCAGCAGATCCTGTCCAGCCTGGACTGGCTGTCGCGCGAGCAGAAGGCGCGCTCTTTCTACCTGATCGGCTCCGACTACATCTGGCCGCGCACGTCGAACAAGATCGCCAGGAAGCACATCGAGAACGTGCTCAAGGGCGAAGTGGTCGGCGAGGAATACTACCCGCTGGGCCACACGCAATTCGGCTCGCTGATCAACAAGATCAAGCTGAAAAAGCCCGATGTCGTGTTCGCCGTGGTGGTGGGCGGCAGCAATGTGTCTTTCTACAAGCAGCTCAAGGCGGCTGGCGTCACCAGCGGCAAGCAGAAGCTCCTGACCATCTCGGTGACCGAAGACGAATTGCTGGGCATCGGCGGTGAAAACGCCGAGGGCTTCTGGTCGTGCATGAAGTACTTCCAGAGCCTGGACAACGCCAACAACAAGAAGTTCGTCGAAGCGTTCAAGGCCAAGTACGGCGCCAATGCGGTGGTCGGCGACGTGACGCAGGCGGCCTATCTGGGCCCCTGGCTGTGGAAGATGGCGGTGGAAAAGGCCGGCAGCTTCGATGTCGACAAAGTGGTCGCCGCCTCGGCCGGCCTGGAATTCAAGGAAGCGCCCGAAGGCTACGTCAAGATCGACCCCAACCACCACCTGTGGAGCAAGACGCGCATCGCCCAGATCCGCAAGGACGGCCAGTTCGACGTGATCTTCGAAACCCCGGAGCTGATCAAGCCCGATCCCTTCCCCAAGGGCTATCAGTAA
- a CDS encoding ATP-binding protein — MSASAPQRIVKIRRDYNTWVANETLEDYALRFTPVSFRKWSEFRVANTALGAVSFLALEAIGGALALNYGFINAFWAIVAVALVTFLTGLPIAYYAARHGLDMDLLTRGAGFGYIGSTITSLIYASFTFIFFALEAAIMALAIELATGLPLSIGYLLCAVVILPMVAYGITFISRLQSWTQPIWLLLLLLPYAFIAFRDPGALQAFLQFPGYDGRGGSFNLLMFGSAVAVAASLVTQIGEQVDFLRFLPERTAANRRRWWLALICAGPGWILPGAAKILGGAFLAWLALSLGAPADKAGDPTHMYLAAYTYVVSDPGLALVLVTAFVVVSQVKINVTNAYAGSLAWSNFFARITHSHPGRVVWLVFNVLIAVVLMEMGVFGALEHVLAVFSHVALAWIGALVADLVINKPLGLSPKRIEFRRAYLYDINPVGVGSMLIAMTLGLLAFAGVFPGTAGALAQALSPFVALLAAFVCAPVIAWRTRGRYNLARTPVDVAGSDHVCVICANRFEQPDMAHCPAYNGAICSLCCTLDARCQDRCKQQGRLKDQVQAVLGRLLPARVTPLLHSRLGHYLLIVAGMGALLAGILGLIYYQEVASHTRAGLDPSGLRPTFLKLYAALLLIGGVAAWWLVLAHESRRVAQEESDRQTHLLLREIEAHKQTDAQLQQAKEAAESANLAKSRFMGGMSHELRAPLNSILGYAQILLRDPGLPPARREAIDVIHRSGKHLIGLIDGLLDIARIEAGRLRLENSELRLPEFLEQIVQMFRPQSTLKGLTFCYEAAELPSIVHVDEKRLRQILINLLSNALKFTTEGQVSMRVKSAADMVLFEVEDSGRGIPAEDLERIFLPFERSWAAVEQADSGTGLGLTICRMLTGIMGGELTVRSAVGRGSVFTLKLFLPEVRSPRSDARPSGLVVGYRGERLRILTVDDQPSQRRLVRDLLEPLGFEVHEAPHGAACLACVHTLRPALILMDVSMPDMTGWEVLRRLRDAGVAVPIVMLSANILGLDPKDPAQRGHDAFIAKPVLYEDLLSHLGRLLKLDWQVAQVEPALPAGDLHRVALEREDAEALLELGAMGYIKGIQAKLEEIQGRRAEARELTTHLRALAGEFQLSEFNQLLKHHVQRHHAHAR, encoded by the coding sequence TTGTCTGCCAGCGCGCCCCAACGCATCGTCAAGATCCGCCGCGACTACAACACCTGGGTCGCCAATGAAACGCTGGAAGACTATGCGCTGCGTTTCACGCCCGTGTCGTTTCGCAAATGGTCGGAGTTCCGCGTCGCCAATACCGCCCTGGGCGCCGTCTCCTTTCTGGCGCTGGAAGCCATCGGCGGCGCGCTGGCGCTGAACTACGGCTTCATCAATGCGTTCTGGGCCATCGTTGCCGTGGCCCTGGTCACCTTCCTGACCGGCCTGCCGATCGCCTATTACGCGGCGCGCCATGGCCTGGACATGGATCTGCTGACGCGAGGCGCCGGCTTTGGCTATATCGGCTCGACCATCACGTCGCTGATCTACGCCTCCTTCACCTTCATCTTTTTTGCGCTGGAAGCGGCCATCATGGCGCTGGCCATCGAACTGGCCACCGGCTTGCCGCTGTCCATCGGCTATCTCCTGTGCGCCGTGGTCATCCTGCCCATGGTGGCCTATGGCATCACCTTCATCAGCCGGCTGCAGTCATGGACGCAGCCGATATGGCTGCTGCTGCTGCTCTTGCCCTATGCCTTCATCGCCTTTCGCGATCCCGGGGCGTTGCAGGCGTTCCTGCAGTTTCCGGGCTATGACGGCCGGGGCGGCAGTTTCAATCTGCTGATGTTCGGCTCAGCGGTGGCGGTCGCCGCCTCGCTGGTGACGCAGATCGGCGAACAGGTCGACTTCCTGCGCTTTCTGCCGGAACGCACGGCGGCCAACCGCCGACGCTGGTGGCTCGCGCTGATCTGCGCGGGTCCGGGCTGGATCCTGCCCGGCGCGGCCAAGATCCTGGGCGGCGCCTTTCTGGCCTGGCTGGCCCTGTCCCTGGGCGCGCCCGCTGACAAAGCGGGGGACCCCACCCACATGTATCTGGCGGCCTACACCTATGTCGTCAGCGATCCCGGCCTGGCACTGGTGCTGGTGACGGCCTTTGTGGTGGTCTCGCAGGTCAAGATCAACGTGACCAATGCGTATGCCGGCTCGCTGGCCTGGTCCAACTTCTTTGCCCGCATCACGCACAGCCATCCGGGCCGGGTGGTATGGCTGGTGTTCAACGTGCTGATCGCCGTGGTCCTCATGGAGATGGGCGTGTTTGGCGCGCTGGAGCATGTGCTGGCGGTGTTCTCGCACGTGGCCCTGGCCTGGATCGGGGCGCTGGTGGCGGATCTGGTGATCAACAAGCCGCTGGGCCTGTCGCCGAAACGCATCGAGTTTCGCCGCGCCTATCTGTATGACATCAACCCGGTCGGCGTGGGCAGCATGCTGATCGCCATGACGCTGGGCCTGCTGGCCTTTGCCGGCGTGTTTCCCGGCACCGCGGGCGCGCTGGCGCAGGCCTTGTCGCCCTTCGTGGCCTTGCTGGCGGCCTTTGTCTGCGCACCCGTCATCGCCTGGCGCACGCGCGGGCGCTACAACCTGGCGCGCACGCCCGTCGATGTCGCCGGATCCGACCATGTCTGCGTGATCTGCGCCAACCGCTTCGAACAGCCCGACATGGCGCATTGCCCGGCCTATAACGGCGCCATCTGTTCCTTGTGCTGCACGCTGGATGCCCGCTGCCAGGATCGCTGCAAACAGCAGGGACGCCTGAAGGATCAGGTGCAGGCCGTGTTGGGCCGGCTGCTGCCGGCGCGGGTCACGCCGCTCTTGCATAGCCGCCTGGGCCACTACCTCCTGATCGTGGCGGGCATGGGCGCGCTGCTGGCCGGCATTCTGGGCCTGATCTACTACCAGGAGGTCGCCAGCCACACGCGGGCCGGCCTGGACCCCTCGGGTCTGCGGCCGACCTTCCTGAAGCTGTACGCCGCCCTGTTGCTGATCGGCGGCGTGGCGGCGTGGTGGCTGGTCCTGGCCCATGAAAGCCGGCGCGTGGCGCAAGAGGAATCGGATCGCCAGACCCATTTGCTGCTGCGCGAAATCGAGGCGCACAAACAGACCGACGCGCAACTGCAGCAGGCCAAGGAAGCCGCCGAAAGCGCCAATCTGGCCAAGAGCCGCTTCATGGGCGGCATGAGCCACGAATTGCGCGCGCCCTTGAACAGCATTCTGGGCTACGCGCAGATCCTGCTGCGCGACCCGGGCCTGCCGCCGGCGCGGCGCGAGGCCATCGACGTGATTCATCGCAGCGGCAAGCACCTGATCGGCCTGATCGATGGCTTGCTGGACATCGCGCGCATCGAGGCGGGCAGGCTCAGGCTGGAGAACAGCGAACTGCGCCTGCCGGAGTTCCTGGAGCAGATCGTGCAGATGTTCCGGCCGCAGAGCACGCTCAAAGGGCTGACCTTCTGCTATGAAGCGGCGGAACTGCCGTCCATCGTGCATGTCGACGAAAAGCGGCTGCGGCAGATCCTGATCAACCTGTTGAGCAATGCGCTGAAATTCACCACGGAGGGGCAGGTGTCGATGCGCGTGAAGTCCGCGGCGGACATGGTGCTGTTCGAAGTGGAGGATAGCGGCCGGGGCATACCGGCCGAGGACCTGGAACGCATCTTCCTGCCCTTTGAGCGCAGCTGGGCGGCGGTCGAGCAGGCCGATTCCGGCACGGGCCTGGGCCTGACCATCTGCCGCATGCTGACCGGCATCATGGGCGGCGAATTGACGGTGCGCAGCGCCGTCGGCCGCGGCAGCGTGTTCACGCTCAAGCTGTTCCTGCCAGAGGTGCGCTCGCCGCGCAGCGATGCCCGGCCGTCGGGGCTGGTGGTGGGCTATCGCGGCGAGCGGCTGCGGATCCTGACGGTGGACGACCAGCCTTCGCAGCGGCGCCTGGTTCGCGACCTGCTGGAGCCGCTGGGCTTTGAGGTGCACGAGGCGCCGCATGGCGCCGCCTGCCTGGCCTGCGTGCATACGCTGCGGCCGGCCCTGATCTTGATGGACGTCTCGATGCCGGATATGACCGGATGGGAAGTCCTGCGGCGCCTGCGCGATGCAGGCGTGGCCGTGCCCATTGTGATGCTGTCGGCCAACATCCTGGGGCTGGATCCGAAAGACCCGGCGCAACGCGGGCATGACGCATTCATTGCCAAGCCGGTGCTGTATGAGGATCTGCTAAGTCATCTCGGCCGTCTGCTCAAGCTGGACTGGCAGGTGGCGCAGGTGGAACCGGCGCTGCCGGCGGGCGACCTGCATCGGGTGGCGCTGGAGCGCGAGGATGCCGAGGCGCTGCTGGAACTGGGGGCCATGGGCTACATCAAGGGCATCCAGGCCAAGCTGGAAGAAATACAGGGCCGCCGGGCCGAAGCGCGCGAACTGACGACGCATCTGCGGGCGCTGGCTGGCGAGTTTCAACTGAGCGAATTCAATCAGCTGCTTAAACATCATGTACAGCGTCACCATGCCCACGCCCGATAA
- a CDS encoding response regulator transcription factor — protein sequence MPTPDKNLVMLVDDAPDNLKMLSTALDAAGYQVLVAIDGQSAIERVDFVVPDIVLLDAVMPGMDGFETCARLKAHPAAADVPVVFMTGLTDPEHVLKGFQVGGVDYVTKPLDPDVVVARLRTHLRNARSLSAAFDAIDAAARAVVALDARGLPIWKTGKARIWLAAYFGCAEDATELPAPLADWVARNLAAGPAAEPLVIVSARGRLTLSLSASRRSGETLLLLQETAPLAPAYGLTPREADVLRWLAKGKTNRDIAEILGMAPRTVNKHLEHIYVKLGVETRAAAAALAVRQGESF from the coding sequence ATGCCCACGCCCGATAAAAACCTCGTCATGCTGGTCGATGATGCGCCAGACAATCTGAAAATGCTCTCCACCGCATTGGATGCGGCGGGCTATCAGGTGCTGGTGGCAATCGATGGCCAGTCGGCGATAGAACGGGTGGACTTCGTGGTGCCGGACATCGTGCTCCTCGATGCGGTCATGCCGGGCATGGACGGCTTCGAGACCTGCGCGCGCCTCAAAGCGCATCCGGCGGCGGCCGATGTGCCGGTGGTGTTCATGACGGGCCTGACCGATCCCGAGCACGTGCTGAAAGGGTTTCAAGTGGGCGGCGTGGATTACGTGACCAAGCCGCTGGACCCGGATGTGGTGGTGGCCAGGCTGCGCACGCATTTGCGCAACGCGCGCAGCCTGTCGGCGGCCTTCGACGCGATCGATGCGGCGGCGCGCGCCGTGGTGGCGCTGGATGCGCGCGGGCTGCCGATCTGGAAGACAGGCAAGGCCCGGATCTGGCTGGCGGCGTATTTTGGCTGCGCCGAGGACGCGACGGAGCTGCCGGCGCCCTTGGCGGATTGGGTGGCGCGCAACCTGGCGGCCGGCCCTGCGGCCGAACCCTTGGTGATCGTCAGCGCGCGCGGCCGCCTGACCTTGAGCCTGTCGGCATCACGGCGCAGCGGCGAGACGTTGCTGCTGTTGCAGGAGACCGCGCCGCTGGCGCCGGCCTACGGCCTGACGCCACGCGAAGCCGATGTGCTGCGCTGGTTGGCCAAGGGAAAGACCAATCGGGACATCGCCGAGATCCTGGGCATGGCGCCACGCACGGTGAACAAGCACCTGGAACACATCTACGTCAAACTGGGCGTGGAAACCCGCGCGGCGGCGGCGGCACTGGCGGTGCGGCAGGGGGAGAGCTTTTGA
- a CDS encoding McrC family protein: MIHRTILEWETIRYGDAADEIPAHAADRIAAVAAASPLAGREGGGILEHGRKALHARGVVGVIAAPGSVLEILPKIDIPGEDGDRATGSIRRRLVHMLGVALNLKIDAGQVTALDWQRETMLEILIRLFSEKLADALRQGMPRRYVERADDLPALRGRLDVKRQFTALAIEPSRLACSYDALTHDIALNRIMKAAVTRLSRSARTTDNQRRLSELAFAYADIAAVPRSALRWNDVVLDRTNARWRELLNLARLLLGERFQTTSAGGIDGFSLLFEMSALFEEYVARTLRRALIDTDLHVVTQGGRLYCLETADRQQLFQTRPDILIKRGDAVLQVIDTKWKRIVPGIDDPKRGVSQTDVYQMMAYSRVYQCDKLTLLYPHHAQSGSDEGLIADYAIKSSRDRLELFSIDVSRDDDIKARLASVCSLVVGRPGQK, encoded by the coding sequence GTGATCCACCGTACGATACTGGAGTGGGAGACGATTCGCTACGGCGACGCGGCGGACGAGATCCCGGCGCACGCCGCAGACCGGATCGCTGCGGTCGCGGCGGCATCGCCGTTGGCCGGTAGAGAGGGCGGTGGAATCCTTGAGCACGGCCGCAAAGCGCTTCACGCGCGTGGCGTCGTCGGAGTGATCGCCGCTCCAGGCAGCGTGCTGGAAATCCTGCCCAAGATTGATATTCCTGGCGAGGATGGGGATCGGGCTACCGGAAGCATCCGCCGTCGGCTTGTCCATATGCTAGGCGTCGCGCTCAATCTAAAAATTGATGCAGGGCAAGTCACGGCGCTTGACTGGCAACGTGAGACGATGCTCGAGATCCTGATTCGCCTGTTCTCGGAGAAGCTGGCTGATGCCCTGCGTCAGGGCATGCCGCGTCGCTACGTCGAACGGGCCGACGATCTGCCTGCATTGCGTGGACGGCTGGACGTGAAGCGCCAGTTTACGGCGCTTGCTATCGAGCCGTCTCGGCTGGCTTGTAGCTATGACGCGCTGACTCACGATATCGCACTCAACCGCATCATGAAGGCGGCGGTCACGCGGCTCTCGCGTAGCGCACGCACGACTGACAATCAGCGGCGGTTGAGTGAACTCGCATTCGCCTATGCGGACATTGCCGCCGTGCCACGCTCCGCGCTGCGATGGAACGATGTGGTTTTGGATCGCACCAACGCACGCTGGCGCGAGTTGCTTAATCTCGCACGCCTGCTATTGGGTGAGCGCTTCCAAACCACATCGGCAGGCGGCATCGACGGTTTCTCGCTGTTGTTTGAGATGAGTGCCTTGTTTGAAGAGTATGTCGCGCGCACTCTTAGGCGAGCGTTGATCGATACCGATCTGCATGTCGTCACCCAAGGCGGCCGGCTTTATTGTCTTGAGACTGCAGATAGACAACAGCTCTTTCAGACGCGGCCAGACATTTTGATTAAGCGTGGCGATGCCGTGTTGCAGGTGATCGATACCAAGTGGAAGCGAATCGTCCCGGGGATAGACGATCCGAAGCGGGGGGTGTCGCAGACGGATGTGTATCAGATGATGGCCTATAGTCGCGTCTACCAATGCGACAAGTTGACCCTGCTCTATCCGCATCATGCGCAGTCCGGGAGCGACGAGGGCTTGATCGCCGACTATGCAATCAAATCCAGCCGGGATCGTTTGGAGCTCTTCTCTATCGACGTGTCGCGAGACGACGATATTAAGGCTCGCTTGGCCTCTGTTTGTTCCTTGGTTGTGGGGCGCCCAGGTCAAAAGTGA
- a CDS encoding McrB family protein — protein MKKASPESRRLKEYMKENEFKAWMQAEGYSKTTVNTQMTDVRRIERAYGDLDNLPDGLTLAAIRETMQYSKADERAGRPNPSRFEIDGNLYDGLAHFRATLNFYRRFLDTEALPRGVGTFGLTPQDILQAIDRCDAAKSVTDFIASHEGLGNPMKFWLLHRGKRYPSKAIVRDALGHIGSEELPGGGQCKTALDALGFVVIDWKAFKELRETFLSRMSGFKDFRQQNGDYWANERRPKDRAIQQVQAITASPADDRSAGEQIYRALCVDGEGLPLSQRVLNEVEMAQSEPRDRFYEAIAQIARNEDDPLATITEGAKTLEQLKDGGLPGLHRAEVLAIAVSIVGTVHPEAACWFDISRIEAMGKRLFGRKLFDHNDFTPSDVDEFLQIVRALFALFDGELGWNPVDLFDVQGFVWAALDDKREHEEEARFVEEPTTGILHDGPYWFVGASYGRTNDQFDRFIAEGIWEIDSPSDRHREQVLRMQPGDPIAIKATYVRKNGLPFDNRGRSVSVMSIKAVGTVRANEGDGERVSVDWEPVLVPREWYHYTYQPTIWEVHNTNQMAQRLIRFAFHGENQDHAWFLQNLANWGGLPSDEPPPLDPVKRSPQNLILYGPPGTGKTYRTMAEAVRLCRGLPDSDPLLHDAARRQELRQAYEELKGQGQIGFVTFHQNYAYEDFVEGLRPHPLTDGVGFTLKAQPGVLRQMAEAAEASAEEHVLIIDEINRANISRVFGELITLIEPDKRVGMDEGMRLTLPYSNARFGVPANLHFIGTMNTADRSIALLDTALRRRFEFRELMPDVSLLGTVSGIDLAALLATINERIEYLFDREHQIGHAYFIRCETRRDIDEVMRHKVIPLLAEYFYEDWGKVAAVLGDGDDRDGEHKGSFIERRRLKAPKGLGNGEDSAPRYRWSVRDTFSYNGFTSQ, from the coding sequence GTGAAAAAAGCTTCCCCAGAAAGCAGGCGACTCAAGGAATACATGAAAGAGAACGAATTCAAAGCGTGGATGCAAGCCGAGGGCTATTCGAAGACGACGGTTAACACGCAAATGACGGACGTGCGGCGCATCGAAAGGGCATATGGCGATCTCGATAACTTGCCAGACGGTTTAACGCTGGCGGCAATTCGAGAAACGATGCAGTACTCGAAAGCGGATGAGCGGGCTGGTCGGCCAAACCCGTCGCGTTTTGAGATTGACGGCAATCTATATGATGGCCTTGCGCATTTCCGGGCGACGCTTAATTTCTACCGGCGCTTTCTCGATACAGAGGCCCTCCCTCGCGGTGTCGGCACGTTCGGCCTGACGCCGCAAGACATCCTTCAGGCGATCGATCGGTGCGATGCGGCGAAGTCGGTCACGGACTTCATCGCTAGCCACGAGGGTCTGGGAAATCCAATGAAGTTTTGGCTGTTGCATCGGGGAAAGCGCTATCCGAGCAAGGCGATTGTGCGTGATGCGTTGGGCCATATCGGCAGCGAAGAGCTACCGGGAGGCGGCCAGTGCAAAACTGCGCTGGATGCTCTCGGCTTCGTGGTCATTGACTGGAAAGCCTTCAAGGAACTGCGCGAAACCTTCCTTTCGCGTATGTCGGGGTTTAAAGATTTTCGTCAGCAGAACGGTGACTATTGGGCCAACGAGCGTCGTCCAAAAGACCGTGCGATTCAGCAAGTCCAGGCAATTACCGCATCGCCTGCGGATGACCGCAGCGCTGGCGAGCAGATCTATCGTGCGCTCTGTGTCGATGGCGAAGGTCTGCCTTTGTCGCAGCGAGTTCTGAACGAGGTCGAAATGGCCCAGTCGGAACCACGGGATCGCTTTTATGAAGCGATTGCCCAGATTGCACGGAATGAAGACGATCCACTTGCCACTATCACAGAGGGTGCGAAAACTCTCGAGCAGTTGAAGGACGGCGGCCTCCCCGGACTTCATCGGGCGGAAGTTCTGGCGATAGCGGTCAGCATCGTCGGAACCGTGCATCCAGAAGCCGCGTGCTGGTTCGATATCAGCCGTATCGAGGCGATGGGGAAGCGCCTGTTCGGCCGGAAATTGTTTGACCACAACGATTTCACACCCTCCGATGTTGATGAATTCCTGCAGATCGTGCGCGCGCTGTTCGCCTTGTTCGATGGTGAACTCGGGTGGAATCCCGTCGATCTATTTGACGTGCAGGGCTTCGTCTGGGCGGCGCTGGATGACAAGCGGGAGCATGAGGAAGAGGCACGATTTGTCGAGGAACCTACGACCGGAATCCTACATGACGGTCCTTATTGGTTCGTTGGCGCATCTTACGGCCGGACTAACGATCAGTTCGATCGCTTCATCGCCGAGGGGATCTGGGAAATCGATAGCCCCAGCGATCGGCACCGAGAGCAGGTGCTGCGGATGCAGCCCGGCGATCCCATCGCGATCAAGGCAACATACGTTCGCAAGAACGGCCTGCCGTTCGACAACCGCGGCCGCTCGGTATCCGTTATGTCCATTAAAGCGGTCGGCACAGTCAGGGCAAATGAAGGGGACGGTGAGCGGGTGTCGGTTGACTGGGAGCCCGTTCTTGTCCCTCGAGAGTGGTATCACTACACATATCAGCCCACGATCTGGGAAGTTCATAACACCAACCAGATGGCGCAGCGCCTGATCCGCTTTGCATTCCATGGCGAAAATCAGGATCATGCCTGGTTCCTACAGAACTTGGCTAACTGGGGTGGGCTTCCCTCAGACGAACCACCTCCGCTGGATCCGGTGAAGCGCTCGCCGCAGAACCTTATCCTGTATGGGCCCCCTGGCACGGGCAAGACATACCGCACCATGGCCGAGGCGGTACGGCTGTGCCGAGGGCTTCCGGACAGTGATCCGCTGTTGCATGATGCCGCACGGCGTCAGGAGTTGCGGCAGGCCTATGAGGAGTTGAAGGGCCAAGGTCAGATTGGCTTCGTCACCTTCCATCAGAACTACGCGTACGAGGATTTCGTGGAGGGTTTACGACCGCACCCGCTCACCGATGGCGTAGGCTTTACCCTGAAGGCGCAACCTGGCGTACTACGGCAGATGGCAGAGGCAGCCGAGGCCAGCGCCGAGGAGCACGTCCTCATCATCGACGAGATCAACCGCGCCAATATCTCCAGGGTGTTCGGCGAGCTTATCACCCTGATCGAGCCCGACAAGCGCGTCGGCATGGACGAGGGCATGCGGCTTACCTTGCCTTATAGCAACGCGCGCTTCGGCGTCCCGGCCAATCTTCACTTCATCGGCACCATGAACACCGCAGACCGGTCGATTGCATTGCTCGACACTGCGCTCCGGCGCAGGTTCGAGTTCCGGGAGTTGATGCCGGATGTTTCGCTGCTTGGGACGGTAAGCGGCATCGATCTCGCCGCGCTTCTCGCCACAATTAATGAGCGGATCGAGTATCTATTCGACCGTGAACATCAGATCGGCCACGCTTATTTCATTCGCTGCGAAACACGGCGCGACATAGACGAGGTCATGCGGCATAAGGTGATCCCGTTGCTGGCTGAGTATTTCTACGAAGATTGGGGAAAGGTAGCCGCTGTGCTGGGTGATGGCGATGATCGAGACGGCGAACATAAGGGCAGCTTTATTGAGCGTCGGCGACTGAAAGCTCCCAAGGGGTTGGGCAATGGCGAGGATTCAGCCCCTCGCTATCGTTGGAGCGTACGCGACACTTTTTCCTATAACGGTTTCACCTCGCAGTGA